Proteins encoded by one window of Nicotiana tabacum cultivar K326 chromosome 10, ASM71507v2, whole genome shotgun sequence:
- the LOC142165058 gene encoding uncharacterized protein LOC142165058, translating into MSLIHSYKKKEQDIANAILLVEVAKRWLQKLREEEYDSLINKVSAFCIKYNILIANFDDLYVSSGRSQRKVADYTILHHYRVDIFFKIIDWQVQELNARFNEVTTNLLVGVACLNPVDSFSSFDINKILRMAELYPDDFDENITVTLKNQYETYIVDVRDVDERFSNLQRLIDLSETLVKIKKHLNYPFVFRLVKFTLLLPIFTTTVERTFSTMKLIKSELRNRMNDEFMSSCLVPNVEREIFNIISDETIVNMFQEMKTRRGQL; encoded by the coding sequence ATGAGCTTAATACATTCTTACAAAAAAAAGGAGCAAGATATTGCAAATGCTATTCTACTTGTTGAAGTGGCAAAGAGATGGTTACAAAAGCTAAGAGAAGAAGAATATGATTCACTTATTAATAAGGTGTCTGCATTTTGTATCAAGTATAATATTTTGATAGCAAACTTTGATGACCTCTATGTTAGCTCTGGAAGATCTCAACGTAAAGTTGCTGATTATACTATTTTACATCACTATCGTGTTGATATATTTTTTAAGATTATTGATTGGCAAGTTCAAGAACTCAATGCTCGTTTTAATGAGGTGACAACGAACTTGCTTGTTGGAGTAGCTTGCTTAAATCCAGTTGACTCATTTTCCAGTTTTGACATAAACAAGATATTGAGGATGGCTGAATTATATCCTGATGATTTTGATGAGAATATAACGGTTACGCTCAAGAATCAGTATGAAACTTATATTGTTGATGTTCGTGATGTTGATGAAAGGTTCTCAAATCTACAAAGACTTATTGATCTTTCTGAAACACTAGTTAAGATAAAGAAGCATTTGAATTATCCATTTGTGTTTCGCCTTGTGAAATTTACTTTGCTTCTACCAATTTTCACTACTACAGTTGAAAGAACTTTTTCGACGATGAAGTTGATCAAGAGTGAATTGCGAAACCGAATGAATGACGAATTCATGAGCAGTTGTTTGGTACCTAATGTAGAAAGAGAAATATTTAACATCATTTCTGATGAGACTATTGTAAATATGTTTCAGGAAATGAAAACTCGTAGAGGACAGTtgtaa